One window of the Archangium primigenium genome contains the following:
- a CDS encoding choice-of-anchor D domain-containing protein → MYRSGRSRWTCLGVLFAWSTTAGALPASAPGARAPVVVSRAEGDTSGTFTLETDAAAPPLVALSVQGQGGGISLEAEPRAIDFGAVLVGQTASRVFTLSNLGEDDVELRSIGFLTGGLDFAPRAWTSMGVSIDLALPLRLKAKSQLSVPVTFSPTETAPLPPLFAIPIAYTQDGEQVRSAVRFDGRGLAPRAQLTPTSLDFGAIRVNQSAAPRRLTLQNTGTSPLTLRTLRLEGPQGAAFTLDPIALPHTLAPEARLEVNVVFLPSGDQAYTALLRLESDDPVSPSTQVELRGQGSLHSIQTSARALDFGEVEVGQRSEPRAVTLTNVSNEPQRVTLKPREASGASFLVDDAPLAEPLAPGASVTLPVTFQPQAEGNLRDEVEVWLAEQRTPDSTLTVSGTGRRAPTSPPLSDTDKGGCATGGALPSGLALGALLLVARRRSRRA, encoded by the coding sequence ATGTATCGATCAGGCCGTTCGCGCTGGACCTGTCTGGGAGTCCTGTTCGCCTGGAGCACCACCGCCGGAGCCCTTCCGGCGAGCGCCCCGGGTGCCCGCGCTCCCGTCGTCGTGAGCCGGGCGGAGGGAGACACCTCCGGCACGTTCACCCTTGAGACCGACGCCGCCGCCCCCCCGCTCGTGGCGCTGTCCGTCCAGGGCCAGGGCGGCGGCATTTCACTGGAGGCGGAGCCCCGCGCCATCGACTTCGGCGCGGTCCTCGTGGGGCAGACGGCATCCCGCGTGTTCACCCTCTCCAACCTGGGTGAGGACGACGTGGAGCTGCGCTCCATCGGCTTCCTGACGGGAGGGCTCGACTTCGCCCCGCGCGCCTGGACGTCCATGGGCGTCTCGATTGACCTCGCCCTGCCCCTGCGGCTCAAGGCCAAGAGCCAGCTCTCCGTCCCCGTGACGTTCTCTCCCACCGAGACGGCGCCCCTGCCCCCCCTCTTCGCCATCCCCATCGCCTACACGCAGGACGGGGAGCAGGTGCGCAGTGCCGTGAGGTTCGATGGCCGGGGACTCGCGCCCCGTGCCCAACTGACCCCCACGTCCCTCGACTTCGGCGCGATCCGGGTGAATCAGAGCGCCGCCCCCCGGCGCCTCACGCTCCAGAACACGGGCACGAGCCCCCTCACCTTGCGCACCCTGCGTCTGGAGGGCCCACAGGGGGCGGCCTTCACCCTCGACCCCATCGCATTGCCCCACACCCTCGCGCCCGAGGCCCGGCTCGAGGTGAACGTGGTCTTCCTGCCATCGGGGGACCAGGCGTACACGGCCCTGCTGCGCCTGGAGTCGGACGACCCCGTGAGCCCGAGCACCCAGGTGGAGTTGCGCGGCCAGGGCAGCCTCCACTCCATTCAGACCTCGGCACGCGCCCTGGACTTCGGAGAGGTGGAGGTGGGCCAGCGCTCCGAGCCTCGCGCCGTCACCCTGACCAACGTCTCCAACGAGCCCCAGCGCGTGACACTCAAGCCACGCGAGGCGAGCGGCGCGTCCTTCCTGGTGGATGATGCCCCACTGGCCGAGCCCCTCGCGCCCGGGGCGAGCGTGACCCTGCCGGTGACGTTCCAGCCCCAGGCGGAAGGCAATCTGCGGGATGAAGTGGAGGTGTGGCTCGCGGAGCAGCGCACGCCCGACTCCACGTTGACGGTGAGCGGCACGGGCCGGCGCGCGCCCACGAGCCCTCCCCTCTCCGACACCGACAAGGGCGGCTGTGCCACGGGCGGCGCGCTCCCCAGCGGCCTCGCCCTGGGCGCCCTGCTGCTCGTGGCCCGAAGGCGCTCGCGCCGCGCTTAA
- a CDS encoding choice-of-anchor A family protein translates to MLLGIAASACGGVSELEAEKVQDGVEQNARYTAQDEGQTGDEGGSGDDDGELPWWGEGPPPWWNGGDEPGDGGTGGGDENPGGGEGGDGGTDGGGTDGGGDGGTENPNPPNPPNPPNPEPPTPPAPNPCAQVELGEYNLFVKGNYTQGHDVQGKVAAGGDVSMTYFAVGGSLAANNTSNVLVAGGNLFVNSGSIYGNAYYGGYTTAGQNVTVHRGTLSKGTPIDFAARFTQLEALSAHLASNPNPTGTTRIETWGGLFLEGNKPGVNTFNVDASTFGRTVYFNINAPANSRVVINIRGASARFANFGQSFSGGINQKGVLFNFVDATKIEATSYGFWGTILAPYADMTFNNGSWDGGIYARSLTGTAEGHVNPLDNFEYCKPGGGV, encoded by the coding sequence GTGCTTCTCGGAATCGCCGCGTCGGCGTGCGGCGGGGTCTCGGAACTGGAGGCCGAGAAGGTCCAGGATGGCGTGGAGCAGAACGCGCGCTACACGGCTCAGGACGAGGGACAGACGGGCGACGAGGGCGGCAGCGGCGACGACGACGGTGAGCTGCCGTGGTGGGGCGAGGGTCCGCCGCCGTGGTGGAACGGCGGCGACGAGCCCGGTGATGGCGGGACGGGTGGCGGTGACGAGAACCCGGGCGGCGGCGAGGGCGGTGACGGCGGCACGGACGGGGGCGGCACGGACGGGGGCGGCGACGGTGGCACGGAGAACCCGAATCCGCCCAACCCCCCCAACCCGCCCAACCCGGAGCCCCCGACGCCTCCGGCGCCCAACCCCTGCGCCCAGGTGGAGCTGGGTGAGTACAACCTGTTCGTCAAGGGCAACTACACCCAGGGCCACGACGTGCAGGGCAAGGTGGCGGCCGGTGGCGACGTCTCGATGACGTACTTCGCGGTGGGCGGCAGCCTCGCGGCGAACAACACCAGCAACGTGCTGGTGGCGGGCGGCAACCTGTTCGTCAACAGCGGCTCCATCTACGGCAACGCCTACTACGGGGGCTACACCACCGCGGGCCAGAACGTGACGGTGCACCGCGGCACCCTGAGCAAGGGCACGCCCATCGACTTCGCCGCGCGCTTCACCCAGCTCGAGGCGCTGTCCGCGCACCTGGCCAGCAACCCCAACCCGACGGGCACCACCCGCATCGAGACCTGGGGCGGGCTGTTCCTGGAGGGCAACAAGCCCGGCGTGAACACGTTCAACGTGGACGCGAGCACCTTCGGCCGCACGGTCTATTTCAACATCAACGCGCCGGCCAACTCGCGCGTCGTCATCAACATCCGGGGCGCCTCCGCCCGCTTCGCCAACTTCGGTCAGTCGTTCAGCGGCGGCATCAACCAGAAGGGCGTGCTCTTCAACTTCGTGGACGCCACGAAGATCGAGGCCACCAGCTACGGCTTCTGGGGCACCATCCTCGCGCCCTACGCGGACATGACGTTCAACAACGGCAGCTGGGATGGCGGCATCTACGCCCGCTCGCTGACGGGCACCGCCGAGGGCCACGTCAACCCGCTCGACAACTTCGAGTACTGCAAGCCGGGTGGCGGGGTGTAA
- a CDS encoding uracil-xanthine permease family protein: MTPLPLRKKVVLGLQHTVAMFGATVLVPLLTGLNPSVALFGAGLGTLLFHALTGWGVPIFLGSSFAFIAPIIAVLQSEGPGAVGGGLIAAGAMYVVFAAAVKAVGVARVQRVFPPVVTGPVIIVIGLSLAPVAIQQAQSHWGLSVTTLLAAILTSVFARGLFKMIPILVAVVVGYLSALALGAVEPARLDAIRAAAWVGLPPFHAPSLSWSAVFVLAPVALVTFIEHVGDVIVNGRVVGKDFLQSPGLPRTLFADGIANMTSAALGGPAATTYAENTGVLAVTRVYDPAVLRIAAGFALLFGLSPKLAAVFQSFPPGVLGGVSILLFGMIASVGIRTLSEARIDFAHSRNLIVVSLILVLGLGGAKVPVSVGGLHLELHGMALAALVGILAHALLPDSLEREERDPHASGPTGPEV; this comes from the coding sequence ATGACGCCTCTCCCCCTGCGCAAGAAGGTCGTCCTGGGCCTGCAGCACACCGTCGCCATGTTCGGCGCCACCGTCCTGGTGCCGCTGCTCACCGGGCTCAACCCGAGCGTGGCGCTGTTCGGCGCGGGGCTGGGTACCCTGCTCTTCCACGCCCTCACCGGGTGGGGCGTGCCCATCTTCCTGGGCAGCAGCTTCGCCTTCATCGCGCCCATCATCGCGGTGCTCCAGTCCGAGGGCCCGGGCGCGGTGGGCGGAGGGCTCATCGCCGCGGGCGCCATGTACGTGGTCTTCGCCGCGGCGGTGAAGGCGGTGGGCGTGGCGCGGGTGCAGCGGGTGTTTCCACCCGTCGTCACCGGCCCGGTCATCATCGTCATCGGCCTGAGCCTGGCCCCTGTCGCCATCCAGCAGGCGCAGAGCCACTGGGGGCTCTCCGTCACCACGCTGCTGGCCGCCATCCTCACGAGCGTCTTCGCCCGCGGCCTCTTCAAGATGATCCCCATCCTCGTCGCCGTGGTGGTGGGCTACCTGTCCGCGCTCGCGCTGGGGGCGGTGGAGCCCGCCCGGCTCGACGCCATCCGCGCCGCGGCCTGGGTGGGCCTGCCGCCCTTCCACGCGCCGAGCCTGTCGTGGTCGGCGGTGTTCGTGCTCGCCCCGGTGGCGCTCGTCACCTTCATCGAGCACGTGGGCGACGTCATCGTGAATGGCCGCGTGGTGGGCAAGGATTTCCTCCAGTCGCCCGGCCTGCCGCGCACCCTGTTCGCCGATGGCATCGCCAACATGACCTCCGCCGCGCTCGGCGGGCCCGCGGCCACCACCTACGCGGAGAACACGGGCGTGCTCGCCGTCACGCGCGTGTACGACCCGGCCGTGCTGCGCATCGCCGCGGGCTTCGCGCTGCTCTTTGGCCTGTCACCCAAGCTGGCCGCCGTGTTCCAGAGCTTCCCGCCGGGCGTGCTCGGCGGGGTGAGCATCCTGCTCTTCGGGATGATCGCCTCGGTGGGCATCCGCACGCTGTCCGAGGCGCGCATCGACTTCGCCCACAGCCGCAACCTCATCGTGGTGAGCCTCATCCTCGTGCTCGGCCTGGGCGGCGCCAAGGTGCCGGTGAGCGTGGGCGGGCTGCACCTGGAGCTGCACGGCATGGCGCTCGCCGCGCTCGTGGGTATCCTCGCCCACGCCCTGCTCCCCGACTCGCTCGAGCGCGAGGAGCGGGATCCACACGCCTCCGGGCCCACCGGTCCGGAGGTCTGA
- a CDS encoding DUF3575 domain-containing protein → MKTTWGARAAGIMLLLAPGLGAAQEEQEAPPRPRTLVMARVLDLLLDTVALDAEHTLTPRLTVAGTARVTARLMPARESTDLGTERKGLSLEPGVHVYLSGRAPEGFWIGPHLEVSTQHTTERFYPLAPQPDVQEVWRRTVSYGGSLRTGYTAILGPGLAVQVGVDLVARFNHLDTDSRPAVGRLLASQVGSGLGSLLGGYEPEGWSITPRVSLALGGAF, encoded by the coding sequence ATGAAGACGACGTGGGGGGCCCGCGCGGCGGGCATCATGCTGCTGCTGGCACCGGGCCTGGGCGCGGCCCAGGAGGAACAGGAGGCGCCGCCGCGGCCGCGCACGCTGGTGATGGCGCGGGTGCTGGACCTGCTGCTGGACACGGTCGCGCTCGACGCGGAGCACACGCTGACGCCCCGGCTCACCGTGGCGGGCACGGCGCGGGTGACGGCGCGGCTCATGCCCGCGCGCGAGTCCACCGACCTCGGCACCGAGCGCAAAGGCCTGTCCCTGGAGCCGGGCGTGCACGTCTACCTCTCCGGCCGGGCTCCCGAGGGGTTCTGGATCGGCCCCCACCTGGAGGTCTCCACGCAACACACCACGGAGCGCTTCTACCCACTCGCACCTCAACCCGATGTCCAGGAGGTCTGGAGACGGACGGTGAGCTACGGAGGCAGTCTGCGCACGGGCTACACGGCCATCCTGGGGCCGGGCCTGGCCGTGCAGGTGGGCGTGGATCTCGTGGCGCGCTTCAACCACCTGGACACCGACTCGCGGCCAGCGGTGGGGCGCCTCCTCGCGAGCCAGGTCGGCAGTGGGCTCGGCTCCCTGCTGGGCGGGTACGAGCCCGAGGGCTGGAGCATCACGCCCCGGGTGTCCCTCGCGCTCGGCGGCGCCTTCTGA
- a CDS encoding VOC family protein, whose protein sequence is MSVQFNHTIVAAKDKVRSARFLAELLGLPEPRPAWHFLVVELAHGVSLDYIDTTEDIASQHYAFLVSDDVFDALIAKIRARGIPHWADPRGQHPGEINTDHGGRGVYFQDPSGHYMEAITKPYGGG, encoded by the coding sequence ATGAGCGTCCAGTTCAACCACACCATCGTCGCGGCGAAGGACAAGGTCCGCTCCGCGCGCTTCCTCGCCGAGCTGCTCGGGCTGCCCGAGCCGAGACCGGCCTGGCACTTCCTGGTGGTGGAGCTGGCCCATGGCGTGTCGCTCGACTACATCGACACGACCGAGGACATCGCCTCCCAGCACTATGCCTTCCTCGTGTCGGACGACGTGTTCGACGCGCTGATCGCGAAGATCCGCGCGCGCGGCATCCCGCACTGGGCCGACCCGCGCGGCCAGCACCCCGGGGAGATCAACACGGACCATGGCGGCCGGGGCGTCTACTTCCAGGATCCCTCGGGCCACTACATGGAGGCCATCACCAAGCCCTACGGCGGCGGGTAG
- a CDS encoding serine/threonine-protein kinase, whose product MTRSPEDAPLAPGTQVGTWRVVERLGMGGQGAVYRVEDMARPGDFYALKLALHARDERVEREITLMMGRAAHPHVVRFHGCARWPHPREGRLGFVMDWVPGQALDVWAESPGATFRRLATMGATVARTLGDLHARGVLHRDLKPEHIQVRASDGEPVLLDFGVGWYPNAPPLTTGPLPPATRYLVSPEAVNFLWRSAEHPGTHYAHQPTDDLYALGVCLYRATTGHYPFPEWWPPDVLQSAIVHVRPVPPALVHPRVPRALSEVIVRLLEKDPRARYPSGAALHDALVAVARQEDAAWDADIFEREQQDILRPPRPRPAWTSESPTPPRRHHVWPRRLVLAAAMAWLLLPVGQAPRPPPEAPLPDAGWTAEARVDPLSVQPEQAPLPVRNQKRAPCTKGLEVELSDGCWHSLVKQHPPDCPPQTVAYKGQCLWPVPKSRPEPTSIDGGLNLE is encoded by the coding sequence GTGACCCGAAGTCCTGAAGACGCGCCCCTGGCCCCCGGAACGCAGGTGGGCACCTGGCGCGTGGTGGAACGCCTGGGGATGGGCGGCCAGGGCGCCGTGTACCGCGTGGAGGACATGGCGCGCCCCGGTGACTTCTACGCGCTCAAGCTCGCGCTGCACGCGCGAGACGAACGCGTCGAGCGGGAAATCACGCTGATGATGGGCCGGGCCGCGCATCCCCATGTGGTGCGCTTCCATGGCTGCGCCCGCTGGCCCCATCCTCGCGAGGGCCGTCTGGGTTTCGTCATGGATTGGGTGCCCGGCCAGGCCCTGGATGTCTGGGCCGAGTCACCCGGAGCCACCTTCCGGCGGCTCGCCACGATGGGCGCCACGGTGGCGCGGACCCTCGGAGACTTGCACGCCCGGGGCGTCCTGCACCGCGACCTCAAGCCCGAGCACATCCAGGTACGCGCCTCGGATGGAGAGCCCGTGCTGCTCGACTTCGGCGTGGGCTGGTACCCGAACGCCCCGCCGCTCACCACCGGCCCCCTGCCCCCGGCCACGCGCTACCTCGTCAGCCCCGAGGCCGTGAACTTCCTCTGGCGGAGCGCCGAGCATCCCGGCACGCATTACGCCCATCAACCCACCGATGACCTGTATGCCCTGGGGGTCTGTCTTTACCGGGCCACCACGGGGCATTACCCCTTTCCCGAGTGGTGGCCTCCGGATGTCCTGCAATCCGCCATCGTCCATGTGCGGCCCGTCCCGCCCGCGCTCGTCCATCCCCGGGTGCCTCGGGCCTTGAGCGAGGTCATCGTCCGGCTGCTGGAGAAGGACCCCCGGGCGCGCTACCCGAGCGGCGCCGCCCTGCACGACGCCCTGGTCGCGGTGGCCCGACAGGAAGACGCCGCGTGGGACGCGGACATCTTCGAGCGGGAGCAGCAAGACATCCTCCGGCCGCCCAGGCCCCGCCCCGCCTGGACCTCGGAGTCGCCGACTCCCCCGCGTCGGCATCACGTCTGGCCTCGTCGGCTGGTGCTCGCCGCCGCGATGGCGTGGCTGCTGCTCCCCGTGGGCCAGGCGCCCCGGCCTCCCCCGGAGGCGCCCCTCCCAGACGCCGGGTGGACGGCGGAGGCCCGCGTGGATCCGCTCTCCGTGCAGCCCGAACAGGCGCCCCTCCCCGTGCGGAATCAGAAGCGGGCGCCGTGTACGAAGGGACTGGAGGTGGAGCTGTCCGACGGGTGCTGGCATTCCCTCGTCAAACAACACCCCCCGGACTGCCCTCCTCAAACAGTCGCCTACAAAGGCCAGTGCCTCTGGCCGGTCCCGAAATCACGGCCCGAGCCCACCAGCATCGACGGAGGCCTGAACCTGGAATGA